ATGAGGAAGCTCAAACCTCAATCCCCAAGTCACATCAAGAAAGAGAAGTGCCCAAGCCATACCTCTCAAAGGCCCCATATCCACAGCAACCAATTCTCAAGATTAttggaaatcttcaagaaactataaataaacataccctttgctgaagcaatcgagcaaatgccactctatgccaagttcttgaaggagttgATGGCCAAaaagagaagctggaagaacaaTGAGACTGTGGTACTTACGGAAGAATACAACGCCATCATCCAACACAAATTGCCCCAAAAATTGAAGGATCCTGGGAGTTTCCAAATCCCTTGTATCATTGGAGAAATCACTGTGGAAAAGGCTTTATGTGATCTAGGAGCcagcataaatctaatgtctCTAGCAATGatgaaagaaatgaaaattgaggaagctaaaccaacaagaatggcttTACAATTAGCAGACAGATCATTCAAGTTTCCCCATGGGATAGTAGAAGATTTGTTAGTGAAGGTAGGGGACTTCATCtttccagcagattttgtggtaTTAGACATGGAGGAAGCAGCTAATACttccatcattctgggaaggccattcttggCCACTACCGGAGCccttattgatgtccaaaagggtgaacttgTCCTTAGACTACATGATGAGAAATTGACATTCAGTGTGTTTAAAGCCATGAGCTACCCACACAACTCATTGGGAGAATGCATGAGGTTGGATTCCGTAGAGGCTTTGATACAAGAAACTCTCGAAGAAGAATTTGAAGCATCAACAGAAGAGGAATTAGCAGCAAGCGAAGAAGCTGCAGCTGCTGAAACACATGTTCAAGGGATACTAGAAGAAAAGggggaaagaaaagaagtacCCAACTTGGAGCTTAAACCACTGTCAACCACTCTCAAGTATGCTTACTTGGGAGAGAACAAAAGTTATCCGGTAATCATAAATTCAGCCCTCAgccaagaacaagaagaagagttgCTTCAAGTCTTACAAAAACATAAGGATGCCATATGATGGACACTTGCTGACCTGAAAGGAATCAGTTcagtgatgccaaggcatcttaggctagtttcactagcctttttcttttatttttagttgctttatgcattttcttgagccttAAGTAATCATCTGGGCCAAATAGTCATGCTTGTCTTAAATCATTCAAACATgaagattttgatgcaaattccatgagtttttagttatattacttgaatgctatgaatggaagaattctcatgaatttttgcaagactttgatgcaattgtgtggatgatttcagggaagaagaggataggcaaggaagcaacaaaatcaataaaggaagcttgaagatcacaTGTGGAGTACAATgttgaaagtggcgtttaacctccagtttaaccttaaactggaagttaaacgccagaataaggAAGGCACCAAAtgctgaaagtggcgtttaaccttcagtttaaggttaaactgaaggttaaacgccagaatcatgaaagctgagaaaagaggaaactggcgtttaacctccagtttaacctcaaactgaaggttaaacgccagaatgagaatgGCACCAAGGGAGgatttccacgtttaacctccagtttgaccttaaactggaggttaaacgtgttcgaacCATATTATGCACCAGGAANNNNNNNNNNNNNNNNNNNNNNNNNNNNNNNNNNNNNNNNNNNNNNNNNNNNNNNNNNNNNNNNNNNNNNNNNNNNNNNNNNNNNNNNNNNNNNNNNNNNNNNNNNNNNNNNNNNNNNNNNNNNNNNNNNNNNNNNNNNNNNNNNNNNNNNNNNNNNNNNNNNNNNNNNNNNNNNNNNNNNNNNNNNNNNNNNNNNNNNNNNNNNNNNNNNNNNNNNNNNNNNNNNNNNNNNNNNNNNNNN
The genomic region above belongs to Arachis duranensis cultivar V14167 chromosome 3, aradu.V14167.gnm2.J7QH, whole genome shotgun sequence and contains:
- the LOC107479522 gene encoding uncharacterized protein LOC107479522, with the protein product MAKKRSWKNNETVVLTEEYNAIIQHKLPQKLKDPGSFQIPCIIGEITVEKALCDLGASINLMSLAMMKEMKIEEAKPTRMALQLADRSFKFPHGIVEDLLVKVGDFIFPADFVVLDMEEAANTSIILGRPFLATTGALIDVQKGELVLRLHDEKLTFSVFKAMSYPHNSLGECMRLDSVEALIQETLEEEFEASTEEELAASEEAAAAETHVQGILEEKGERKEVPNLELKPLSTTLKYAYLGENKSYPVIINSALSQEQEEELLQVLQKHKDAI